From the genome of Bos indicus x Bos taurus breed Angus x Brahman F1 hybrid chromosome 14, Bos_hybrid_MaternalHap_v2.0, whole genome shotgun sequence, one region includes:
- the PPP1R42 gene encoding protein phosphatase 1 regulatory subunit 42 isoform X3, whose protein sequence is MVRLTLDLIAKNSNLKPRKEENVLQYLKKITHINFSDKNIDAIEDLSLCKNLSVLYLYDNRISQITNLNYATNLTHLYLQNNCISCIENLRSLKKLEKLYLGGNYIAVIEGLEGLEGLRELHVESQRLPLGEKLVFDPRTLHSLAFLFLQKSLSILNISNNNIDDIRDLEILENLNQLIAADNQLLHVKDLEFLLNKLMKLWKMDLNRNPVCLKPKYRDRLILVSKSLEFLDGKEIKNMERQFLMNWKASKDAKKTSKKKNSKNEDTHNSCNSKGNKNKQMGLLQTQKLLQSEGDYQPGEKTV, encoded by the exons ATGGTTCGACTGACTTTGGATCTAATTGCCAAGAACAGCAATCTTAAACCCCGAAAAGAAGAAAACGTTCTacaatatctgaagaaaataactcatataaatttttcagataaaaatataGATGCAATT gaAGATCTCTCTCTTTGTAAAAATCTTAGTGTTTTATATTTGTATGATAACCGCATTAGTCAAATCACTAACCTGAATTATGCCACCAATCTGACCCACTTATACCTACAAAACAATTGTATTTCATGTATAGAGAACCTCAGGTCattaaagaaactggaaaaact ATATCTGGGAGGCAATTACATTGCTGTCATAGAAGGCTTAGAAGGACTAGAAGGACTAAGAGAGCTTCATGTTGAGAGTCAGAGGCTCCCCCTTGGAGAAAAGCTCGTGTTTGATCCAAGAACCCTTCATTCTCTGGCA TTCCTTTTCTTACAGAAATCCCTCTCTATACTGAATATCAGCAATAATAATATTGATGATATAAGAGACTTAGAAATACTGGAGAATCTTAATCAGCTCATAGCAGCTGACAACCAACTTCTGCATGTGAAG GATTTGGAGTTTTTACTGAACAAGTTGATGAAGCTGTGGAAAATGGATCTAAATAGAAATCCTGTTTGTCTCAAACCAAAATACAGAGATAGACTGATACTGGTGTCCAAATCACTGG AATTCCTtgatggaaaagaaattaaaaacatggaAAGACAATTCCTAATGAATTGGAAAGCATCCAAAGATGCCAAGAAAACCAGCAAGAAAAAGAACAGTAAGAATGAGGATACACATAACTCATGCAACA gcaagggaaacaaaaacaaacaaatgggactactccaaactcaaaagcttttacaAAGTGAAGGAGACTACCAACCTGGTGAGAAGACAGTCTAG
- the PPP1R42 gene encoding protein phosphatase 1 regulatory subunit 42 isoform X5, with translation MVRLTLDLIAKNSNLKPRKEENVLQYLKKITHINFSDKNIDAIEDLSLCKNLSVLYLYDNRISQITNLNYATNLTHLYLQNNCISCIENLRSLKKLEKLYLGGNYIAVIEGLEGLEGLRELHVESQRLPLGEKLVFDPRTLHSLAKSLSILNISNNNIDDIRDLEILENLNQLIAADNQLLHVKDLEFLLNKLMKLWKMDLNRNPVCLKPKYRDRLILVSKSLEFLDGKEIKNMERQFLMNWKASKDAKKTSKKKNSKNEDTHNSCNKLSL, from the exons ATGGTTCGACTGACTTTGGATCTAATTGCCAAGAACAGCAATCTTAAACCCCGAAAAGAAGAAAACGTTCTacaatatctgaagaaaataactcatataaatttttcagataaaaatataGATGCAATT gaAGATCTCTCTCTTTGTAAAAATCTTAGTGTTTTATATTTGTATGATAACCGCATTAGTCAAATCACTAACCTGAATTATGCCACCAATCTGACCCACTTATACCTACAAAACAATTGTATTTCATGTATAGAGAACCTCAGGTCattaaagaaactggaaaaact ATATCTGGGAGGCAATTACATTGCTGTCATAGAAGGCTTAGAAGGACTAGAAGGACTAAGAGAGCTTCATGTTGAGAGTCAGAGGCTCCCCCTTGGAGAAAAGCTCGTGTTTGATCCAAGAACCCTTCATTCTCTGGCA AAATCCCTCTCTATACTGAATATCAGCAATAATAATATTGATGATATAAGAGACTTAGAAATACTGGAGAATCTTAATCAGCTCATAGCAGCTGACAACCAACTTCTGCATGTGAAG GATTTGGAGTTTTTACTGAACAAGTTGATGAAGCTGTGGAAAATGGATCTAAATAGAAATCCTGTTTGTCTCAAACCAAAATACAGAGATAGACTGATACTGGTGTCCAAATCACTGG AATTCCTtgatggaaaagaaattaaaaacatggaAAGACAATTCCTAATGAATTGGAAAGCATCCAAAGATGCCAAGAAAACCAGCAAGAAAAAGAACAGTAAGAATGAGGATACACATAACTCATGCAACA
- the PPP1R42 gene encoding protein phosphatase 1 regulatory subunit 42 isoform X4: MVRLTLDLIAKNSNLKPRKEENVLQYLKKITHINFSDKNIDAIEDLSLCKNLSVLYLYDNRISQITNLNYATNLTHLYLQNNCISCIENLRSLKKLEKLYLGGNYIAVIEGLEGLEGLRELHVESQRLPLGEKLVFDPRTLHSLAFLFLQKSLSILNISNNNIDDIRDLEILENLNQLIAADNQLLHVKDLEFLLNKLMKLWKMDLNRNPVCLKPKYRDRLILVSKSLEFLDGKEIKNMERQFLMNWKASKDAKKTSKKKNSKNEDTHNSCNKLSL; encoded by the exons ATGGTTCGACTGACTTTGGATCTAATTGCCAAGAACAGCAATCTTAAACCCCGAAAAGAAGAAAACGTTCTacaatatctgaagaaaataactcatataaatttttcagataaaaatataGATGCAATT gaAGATCTCTCTCTTTGTAAAAATCTTAGTGTTTTATATTTGTATGATAACCGCATTAGTCAAATCACTAACCTGAATTATGCCACCAATCTGACCCACTTATACCTACAAAACAATTGTATTTCATGTATAGAGAACCTCAGGTCattaaagaaactggaaaaact ATATCTGGGAGGCAATTACATTGCTGTCATAGAAGGCTTAGAAGGACTAGAAGGACTAAGAGAGCTTCATGTTGAGAGTCAGAGGCTCCCCCTTGGAGAAAAGCTCGTGTTTGATCCAAGAACCCTTCATTCTCTGGCA TTCCTTTTCTTACAGAAATCCCTCTCTATACTGAATATCAGCAATAATAATATTGATGATATAAGAGACTTAGAAATACTGGAGAATCTTAATCAGCTCATAGCAGCTGACAACCAACTTCTGCATGTGAAG GATTTGGAGTTTTTACTGAACAAGTTGATGAAGCTGTGGAAAATGGATCTAAATAGAAATCCTGTTTGTCTCAAACCAAAATACAGAGATAGACTGATACTGGTGTCCAAATCACTGG AATTCCTtgatggaaaagaaattaaaaacatggaAAGACAATTCCTAATGAATTGGAAAGCATCCAAAGATGCCAAGAAAACCAGCAAGAAAAAGAACAGTAAGAATGAGGATACACATAACTCATGCAACA